The segment CAGCACGAGTCGGATAATCAATAAACCAAACACGAGCAATgatattcaaaaagtcaaCCACGTTATGCGACAAGTGAAATCCTGAATCTGAAGGGTGCTCGTGGGGCATTTGTTTAATTACTAATGATAGTAAGAGTGAATAGAGACCCCTCGCTATGTGAGTTGGAGGAAGTATATGGAACTGTTCATTTTGAGGAACAGGGGCAGTTGACAGCTGATTGGAGTCACTTACAATCTTGTACCTAGTTTGTAAGTGAGACGCAATGTCGTTTTGTCTCTTTCTCCAGGATTGTGCGGCATATTCATTTGCATATTCACTACCAATCTGTTCGATCGATAAAATATTCTTTAAGTCTTCATGCAATTGCTTTGCCGACGCTGAGTCCTTGTATTTGAACACATCCgtttgaatttttgtattgttcACTTGAAACACCTCTCGAAACACTTGCAAAAACTTCTCATTCATATCATCAACTCTATAAGATTTTGTGGGGTATTTAAACTCCTCTTTCGCGCTATTCTTTGAGACCAGGCTTCCTTTAAgctctttctttctctcaCGAAGTCGTGAGATGAGAGCCTGATCTGAAtcttttttgcttttcaatatattgatcaaaatatCGATAAACTCAGAGCTTTGTCGAAACACTTCTACCTTGATCTCATTTTCATCTACAACCCCAACCTTTCGCAACTCCTGGTTGGCGTATGCTGCAAACTTTGGAATCAAAAAGTCAACATTACGCAAATCTGTACCCCTTTGCGTATCTAGTAAATCTCCATATAATCTAAGCAATGATCGCCTTGTTTTTTCGTCAGTCAATGACGTCTTCTTTGTCATGACATCTTGTAGTCGAGCCATTAGCAGCTTCATAGCGTAACTCGGTAGTACTGAGTCTAACAACACGCTCAGTCGTGACGATGTCGGTTGAGATGGTTTATTTGGTGTTATAATTGGTGTTCTGAAACGAGTTTCATTGCAGTACTCAAGGAGAATGACTTTGAGAACATACTTGTATAGCTCATCTTTGTCAACATTTGCAGTATCATTCGGTTTCTCCAGAACCATAGCGTGGCTATTCATCATATCTCACCCATTTAAGTTTTTTCGATTTTTCGGTTTCTTAATCCGGACAAATATTTGATTCGCACCGCGGAATGTGGAACTGATCACTCTTGACACAAAAGAGATTCACCGTCTAGGGAGAAACACACGGCGAGAACAAGAATGTCAGATCTCTGTTAGCAATCATTATGAATTGCTTGTGAAAAAAGATCTTGCTTTGAATTGGCAGCGGTagaattatcaaaaaaaagagTAAAATCAATAACTCCATAATATATTATACAAAAGTTCCATAACACATACAGTCAGCAATTCTAACAGGAGTTGCGGCATTTCAATCCTCCTCCGATGTTAGTACCTCTTCTAATTGTTTTGCAGTTTCCTCTAACTTTGCTTCTGTATTGTTATCTACCATGGAATCAGGTTCATTCTTTCCCTCATCAGCAACATTGTCatcgtcttcttcttcgtcatcatcattaactACCTCTTCTTGCGCTTGCGATGAAGACTGGTTGTCCTCAATATCATCGAACACGAAAATATGCTTTGACAATATTCTATTCATCTCAAATGCACCAACAGTCTCTAAATTTGTACGTTAGTAATTACCTCACAGAAAGGTTGGTTCGCTATACATactctttttgaataactTTTGAAGCTTATCATCACAAATAATTTGTCGTTTATCAGCAGGATTTTGCAAGTTATTGCCTTTGATGTATGCCCACAAATGTTTCACCACTTGAGGTCGTGAACACCTTTCCCGTGCAATGACATTCTGTAGTTCGTGGCTTAGAGCCATTTCTCGATTGAACGCATTATTTGGAGCTCGCTTTGTCTTCTCTTTGGTTGTAGACACTTTGGTTGCTTTACGTTTCGTTCTTGGTTGTCTGGCCGATTCTTGTCTCAGTAGTTTTGCAGCAAGTAAGGCGTCCTGACGCTCCATTTCATCCCGGTCTCTCTTTTTCACATCGTCTGACTCCTTTTCTCGGATTCTCTGAAGATTGTAGTATCGGTTCAAGATCACTTCGTTGATTTGTTTCTATACATAGCAATGATTAGTATTGCCCTTCGAAGACAAGCTTTACCATATACATACCTTATGTGCATTCAAATCTACTCCGAACAACTCCTGCAATGCTTTTCTAATCTTTTTCACTGTGATTTCCTCcaaatttgcaacactAAGAATCGCCTAGGTCTTTGGTTAGTACTAGTCAATGGAACAAAACTGGATTTTGGATGCATACATCTATAGTGGGTAGGTACTTCTCAGGCTCATATGTACTCATTGATATTACTAGAACAAGCTAAGGAACGGGTTAACTTAGCGCTAAAGAAGTTTATTCATTcagaattgaagaaaaaaatcgCCAAAA is part of the Candida orthopsilosis Co 90-125, chromosome 2 draft sequence genome and harbors:
- a CDS encoding Tri1 protein (3 introns; similar to C. parapsilosis CPAR2_110030 and C. albicans orf19.6013; S. cerevisiae homolog TRI1 localizes to cytoplasm, nucleolus) produces the protein MSTYEPEKYLPTIDAILSVANLEEITVKKIRKALQELFGVDLNAHKKQINEVILNRYYNLQRIREKESDDVKKRDRDEMERQDALLAAKLSRQESARQPRTKRKATKVSTTKEKTKRAPNNAFNREMALSHELQNVIARERCSRPQVVKHLWAYIKGNNLQNPADKRQIICDDKLQKLFKKKTVGAFEMNRILSKHIFVFDDIEDNQSSSQAQEEVVNDDDEEEDDDNVADEGKNEPDSMVDNNTEAKLEETAKQLEEVLTSEED